CCCGATGGACCAGATCTTCGACCCCCAGAAGAGCTTCCCGATGAGCGGCGCCGCGAGTCCCACGGCCAGGCGCTGCAGCCCGGAAGGCTCCACGCCGTCGCGCTGCCCGAAGGCGAGCGCCGTCAACACCTCCCGGAAGTTCGCCTTGGTGATGGTCTCGTTCCACCGCGGCCTGAGGCGGTCGAGGGCCTTCACCAGCGGCTCGTACGCGGCGTTCACCTTGGGCAGCGTCGCCTCGTCGCAGTAGGGCGCCCCGAGCATGAAGACCGACTTCACCCGCTCCGGGTGGCGACCCGCGACCTCCTGCGCGACGAGCGCGCCGAGGCTGTAGCCGAAGAGGTGCGCTCGGCCGACCTTGAGGTCCTTGAGCACCGCGAGGACCTGCTGCCGGCCGTACGCCAGCCCGTCCTCGAAGACGGGGGGTCGCAGGTCCTTCGATCGTCCCACCCCCGGGTAGTCGAGGACCACGAACCGGTAGGCGGGCCCCAGCTCCTTCTGCAGGTGAGGAAGCATGGTGTCCCACTGCCGGTGGTTCCCGAAAGACGCCGGGATCAGCACCACCGTCTCGGGCCCGTCCCCCACCACGCGATACTGCCAGCGCTCGTTGCCCGCCACGAGCGGCGCCGGGGACGCCTGCTTGGCCAGCGCGGCGGCGGGCCCCAGGGCGAGCCAGCCCGCAACGAGCACGAGGACGCGGACGCGGAACATGTGGCGGCCATGGAGCACGTACCATGCCAGCCGGTACGGCCCCACGCCGTTCCATCGCCTATGCAACCATTTAATATTAGACGTGATATTCCGGCGGCGGGGCCTGGCTGGGCAGTAGCTCCGAGGCGCGCGTGGCGGGTGTGACCAGTCGCCCGGTCCGAAGGGCGGCCTATCGAGCGGCGCCCTACGGAAAGAACGTCACGGCCGCGAGGGCCCGTCCCGGCTGCTGGAGGCGGTTGGCCTTCAGGCCGTAGCCGCTCAGCGTG
This DNA window, taken from Deltaproteobacteria bacterium, encodes the following:
- a CDS encoding alpha/beta fold hydrolase; the encoded protein is MFRVRVLVLVAGWLALGPAAALAKQASPAPLVAGNERWQYRVVGDGPETVVLIPASFGNHRQWDTMLPHLQKELGPAYRFVVLDYPGVGRSKDLRPPVFEDGLAYGRQQVLAVLKDLKVGRAHLFGYSLGALVAQEVAGRHPERVKSVFMLGAPYCDEATLPKVNAAYEPLVKALDRLRPRWNETITKANFREVLTALAFGQRDGVEPSGLQRLAVGLAAPLIGKLFWGSKIWSIGMLAEEYVKRPEQLQAKIRHYHGSLRRIPRDLPVAVARGQFDQLVSTEMTRSLTSAIPQARVFRVPLVDHVAPSLLGYAGRMVARRYVAWQKELRSAARP